From a single Streptomyces rubradiris genomic region:
- a CDS encoding LLM class flavin-dependent oxidoreductase translates to MSPTPSAHLHLAVALDGTGWHPASWRDPAARPRDLFTAGYWADQITEAERGLLDFVTIEDGLGPQSSRRYEPDERTDQVRGRLDAVLIASRVAPLTRHIGLVPTVVATHTEPFHISKAIATLDYVSTGRAGLRVRISARPDEAAHFGRRTIRRTDAPDGGEPITELFDEAADYVEVVRRLWDSWEDDAEIRDAATGRFIDRDKLHYIDFEGRFFSVKGPSITPRPPQGQPLVTALAHQTVPYRLVARQADIGYVTPHDADQARAIVTEIRAEQRAAGRAGEPLHVFGDLVVLLDDSEAAARARLDRLDTLAGEPYRGDARVFTGTAGQLADLLEELATGGLTGFRLRPAVTGHDLPRVTGDLVPELQRRGRFRTAYDATTLRGHLGLTRPANRYATTAA, encoded by the coding sequence GTGTCGCCGACTCCCTCCGCACACCTGCATCTCGCCGTGGCCCTGGACGGCACCGGCTGGCATCCCGCGTCCTGGCGCGATCCGGCCGCCCGCCCCCGGGACCTGTTCACCGCCGGCTACTGGGCCGACCAGATCACCGAGGCCGAACGCGGTCTGCTCGACTTCGTCACCATCGAGGACGGCCTCGGCCCGCAGTCCTCCCGGCGCTACGAGCCCGACGAGCGCACCGACCAGGTCCGCGGTCGGCTCGACGCGGTCCTCATCGCCTCCCGCGTCGCCCCGCTCACCCGGCACATAGGCCTGGTGCCGACCGTGGTGGCCACCCACACCGAGCCGTTCCACATCTCCAAGGCGATCGCCACCCTCGACTACGTCAGCACCGGACGCGCGGGCCTGCGCGTCAGGATCAGCGCCCGCCCCGACGAGGCCGCCCACTTCGGCCGCCGCACCATCCGCCGGACCGACGCCCCCGACGGGGGCGAACCGATCACCGAGCTGTTCGACGAGGCCGCCGACTACGTGGAGGTCGTCCGCCGGCTCTGGGACAGCTGGGAGGACGACGCGGAGATCCGGGACGCGGCGACCGGCCGCTTCATCGACCGGGACAAGCTGCACTACATCGACTTCGAGGGCCGCTTCTTCAGCGTCAAGGGCCCCTCCATCACCCCCCGCCCGCCACAGGGCCAGCCACTGGTCACCGCTCTCGCGCACCAGACGGTCCCGTACCGGCTGGTGGCCCGCCAGGCCGACATCGGCTACGTCACCCCGCACGACGCGGACCAGGCCCGCGCCATCGTCACCGAGATCCGCGCCGAGCAGCGGGCGGCCGGCCGCGCCGGAGAACCGCTGCACGTCTTCGGCGACCTCGTCGTCCTCCTCGACGACAGCGAGGCCGCGGCGCGGGCCCGGCTGGACCGGCTCGACACCCTCGCGGGCGAGCCGTACCGCGGCGACGCCCGCGTCTTCACCGGAACGGCCGGCCAACTCGCCGACCTTCTGGAGGAGTTGGCGACCGGCGGACTGACCGGCTTCCGGCTGCGGCCCGCCGTCACCGGACACGACCTGCCCCGCGTCACCGGGGACCTGGTGCCCGAACTCCAGCGCCGCGGACGCTTCCGCACGGCCTACGACGCCACGACCCTGCGCGGACACCTCGGCCTCACCCGCCCCGCCAACCGCTACGCCACCACCGCCGCCTGA
- a CDS encoding ABC transporter substrate-binding protein — protein MPSQFSRRRLLRGLTAATATLSLAGSLAACGGDSEAATTGGRAGTVTIGQLSNGAADPIELKVSEVKSISAELPAAVRESGKLVIGVGGLPSGSAPLNFIGSDQKTLTGSEPDLGRLVAAVLGLKPELRNSTWENLFVGLDSGKNDVAFSNVTVTEERKKKYEFASYRKDDLAFEVLKKSTWNFDGDYRNLAGKTVTVGAGTNQEKILLEWKARLAKEGKQLTVKYFPDQNAINLALRGGKVDAYLGPSPAVAYRTRQTAHTPDPTRSAGTFSGAGETAQGLIAATAKKDSGLAKPLADALNHLIEHGQYGKWLAAYNLSSEAVPKAEIDPPGLPLDNS, from the coding sequence ATGCCCAGCCAGTTCTCCCGACGCCGTCTCCTGCGCGGCCTCACCGCGGCGACCGCGACCCTCTCCCTCGCCGGCTCACTCGCCGCCTGCGGGGGAGACAGCGAGGCCGCCACGACCGGCGGCCGGGCCGGCACGGTGACCATCGGACAGCTGTCCAACGGAGCCGCCGACCCGATCGAGTTGAAGGTCTCCGAGGTCAAGTCCATCAGCGCCGAGCTGCCCGCCGCGGTCCGCGAGAGCGGCAAGCTCGTCATCGGTGTCGGCGGCCTGCCCTCCGGCTCCGCACCGCTGAACTTCATCGGCAGCGACCAGAAGACCCTCACCGGCTCCGAACCCGACCTCGGCCGGCTGGTGGCCGCGGTGCTCGGCCTGAAGCCCGAACTGCGCAACTCCACCTGGGAGAACCTCTTCGTCGGCCTCGACAGCGGCAAGAACGACGTCGCCTTCTCCAACGTCACCGTCACCGAGGAACGCAAGAAGAAGTACGAGTTCGCCTCCTACCGCAAGGACGACCTGGCCTTCGAGGTACTGAAGAAGAGCACCTGGAACTTCGACGGCGACTACCGCAACCTCGCCGGCAAGACGGTCACCGTCGGCGCCGGCACCAACCAGGAGAAGATTCTGCTGGAGTGGAAGGCCCGGCTGGCCAAGGAGGGCAAGCAGCTCACCGTCAAGTACTTCCCGGACCAGAACGCCATCAACCTGGCGCTGCGCGGCGGCAAGGTCGACGCCTACCTCGGCCCCAGCCCCGCCGTCGCCTACCGCACGAGGCAGACCGCGCACACCCCCGACCCCACCCGCAGCGCCGGCACCTTCTCCGGCGCCGGCGAGACGGCCCAGGGCCTGATCGCCGCCACCGCCAAGAAGGACAGCGGGCTCGCCAAGCCGCTCGCCGACGCCCTCAACCACCTCATCGAACACGGGCAGTACGGCAAGTGGCTCGCCGCCTACAACCTGTCGAGCGAAGCCGTGCCCAAGGCCGAGATCGACCCGCCCGGCCTGCCCCTGGACAACTCCTGA
- a CDS encoding putative leader peptide: MPELTRPPRPYRSVRLHSRPHIDLQRVSAALCRH; this comes from the coding sequence ATGCCCGAACTCACCCGCCCGCCGCGCCCGTACCGCTCCGTCCGGCTGCACTCCCGGCCGCACATAGACCTCCAGCGCGTGTCCGCCGCGCTCTGTCGCCACTGA